The DNA region atatgacttcagcaacagagtggtcaacgcctgcaatgctctacccgactccgttgttacagcctcaaactctctcagcttcaatctcaaacacTTTACTGTgggcctcaccccattcttaagcaGTCCATAAAGGCGGCATGCATAAgtacaccagcatgcctaacgcccctgtcctactgtccccatttatctgtatttactttctttgttcatgtttatgttcatccctatgcttgttatcttgtacatatttgacaaacaaacaaacaaataaataaaataaattgtacagAGACATGCACAATTGTTTGCTTTTAATCGCTATCCTTGTTCTGTTCCTAATCTGCTCCATATAGTTAATACATAGTTAGAATTAGTATATTTTGTAATAGTTAAGCTAACTTAAACTGCAACACAGGATTGTATTCAATAACAGAAACCAATTTCTATGCAAATACCTCAGCTATTTTTTCAGGAGAAGtctcatttttattacttttgaaTTCTTCATTTATCTTAAGTCTTGCAGCTAGATAAAAAAAGAGAACaggcatttaaaaatgtatttattcagtTTTGTTACATATAAATTAGATACTTCTATAAAAATTATTTCCACAGTATGTTACCACAATCTTATGTACTAATCTGAAGATATTTTAAAAGGATCTAGTCTGTTTCCACAACAGTTAAGTTGCAAGATACGATATTACAAACGGTCACTAAAGTTCCAAGTGCATGTTATATTTAAAAACCAACTATTCCTTTGCAACACTTTGAGTAAGTTGAACATAAAACATTTAACAGTATTTAAAGAAAGCTTACTTGATATATCAAAAAGCAGCATAATTATCTTGGATAAAATAAGACGCACGGAGATATTTAAATGTACATAACCTCCTATTCTTCAAATGTGGCATAACACGAATAGAATAAGAAGGTCTCTGGTGccctctaagcttggttgttttcttgaaaatgtttcattgcccaaactagataacatgatCATGCTACAGAGAGTgaagtttgctctcattttatattctagtggcttgccctgtcaatggTGATGGGAGTGGTCTTGGTGGTTCTTTGGTTGGGTTTCATGTGGTTCTTTGTTGCTGTGTATTCGTGCTCTTCTAAACAGTCCACTTGTGGAGATAAATCTGTTTTAATATTACCCAGTTATACAAAATTCCATAGTTCTTTTTGAGACAGGATAAAACCTACTGGAAGCCAGGACATCCTGTGCTGCAGCTATACCAGCTGTGTTCTATTCCATTTCAGGATTACTTTCTTAGCTTAACGATCCATTTAGTTCCAAGTTTAAAATTATAAGCCATAAAATTAGCCAAATTGGCTCCTCTCCAGATTGCCTATTTTTAATGGGGCATATTTCAGCTTTGTATTTGTTAGCCAAGGGCTCTAGGATATAAGCTCATAGGACTTGAGTAGTAAAACTAAAGTAAATAAAAGAGTTCACCCGGTTATTGTATGACAAGGTTtttaataaaatttcattttggcAGATTCCAGAGAATACTTCTTGTACAAAGATTTTATCTTTGTAATAAGTCGAAAAGTAGAATTATATACTGTATGATCTGAGGCAAACCtttatttctcctttgtttttttcaaCCAGGCTCTTCAAACCATGTAATTTTCTTTTATATAAATTTAGGCCTAATGTAGCCAAATTTTCAGCTGCCAGGATTAGGTGCATTAAAAAACTGTTTTATGAATATGTTTCCCatgtgttgttttcttttttattaagctTGTTCTTAGGTCTTTTGATGTAATAAATTTTCATTcgtattcatttttcttttcttatttgcaTTCAACTAATTTATCTCAATGCACGAGTATGTGCCCTCCTTTATTTAGAAAGCAGAATAACTTAATATTGTATCTTGAATtgggagcaaaataaaatattgaactcATGAAGCATAAAACCTTGATGAAAGGTCCAGAaagctttatattattttaaaatttctggaaattttttaatgtattcatAGCAAGAATGAGAAATCAAGGTTTGGAGCATATAAATACGCTGAGTGATGAAACATGTTTTCATCTAGAGGTATACATATCatgggtgaaattcaatttttttccctgacggctctgtggatgtggcttagtggtcatggcttggtggtcttgtgacagGGTGGGAGGGTGTGGCCAAATCGATATcacttctttgccctaatgacctacaaaaagatatttcatttcattttttcattttaatgacatttataggccgcccttttccctgaggggactcagggcggcttacaataaataggaagggggtgcaagacaaacacaagaaaaaaacgtgtgaataaaaaaaaaataaaccagtaaaacacaacattcattcagcattcgggtggggcgaagttagggtcttatccccaggccaaTATATACCAATTAttatacacaaaataataaaagaggtACACAAATATTTACATAAGAGCAATAAGACTTTCTTATGAAAGTATTTGTGtacctcttttattgttttgtgtataaTAATTGGTATATCttctttttgaatttcacccctgatctatctacttggcggcatataaataaaataaaaatacaaataaaacaaacatttcccCAACCTGGTGTTTTCCCGTTTGTTATTAAACTACATGTCCAAGCATCCTCGTAACCTCGAGGGGTTAATGCTAGTTTCTGTGTGACTAATAAAGTAGACAAGAGCTGATAGCTGGAtggagtttgtttttctgtttgataAGATTCTTATCTGTGattaatatgtatatgtatatacactaCACATTATATACATAGAAAAATTAGGGAACTGTGTCTCCAAGGGTAGGCTATAGCTGAGTCAGCTCAAAATTGTCACCAAtattttgggtctttcctttaagttaggggtctccaaacctggcaacttaaGACTTGTCCCTTTGAGGttgcaggaaagaaaaagattaaaTTCTTGCTCCAGCAGCCCTGCTACAACTTTCTTTTAAGGTTTAGAAAGGCCCAGTGCTCAACCCCTTCTCCAACAATGTGCATATAGAGAATGTATACCTTAAAAAACAGCATGGAGGCTCAAATACAACTACATGCTAGAAGTAATAATCATACCTTAAAACTATGTTTTTAAACACTATGTTTTTAAATAGCCTTCTACTGGGGAAAGGATTAAGCATTTGTTCCTTTAGTAaaacttgttttaattaaaaaaaaacattcttaccATCTAAGCTTTTGGTGTCACCTTTGAACACATTTTGCCTTGTCCTATGTAAAATCTTGAACACTTTTAAGACCTGTAAATACAATAGAATGTTAAAAGTTTTAGATTCTTATGTTATGAAGAAAGCACCATTTGCTCAGTTAAATTTGAAGTAGATATattgggaaaataaaatataaaaattctcCAAGAAAAAGCATTTGGTTATAggagaatgaaatgaaaatgattcCTAGAAATAGCAGCTACTGTAAATGCTGATGTAATAAGCAACCCACATTCCGGCCTCTAACATAGATAATGGTATGTGAAACTCCGCATAAAAGACCATAATATGATGGGTAGATAGGCAAGCCTCTAGAAAGAAAAGTTGTTAAAGAAGACATTTCACAGTTATTCCAGCTATATGTCTGACATAATAAtactttaaaatttaagaatgctAGTTTTTAGTTTTACAAGGCCAGATGAGCCTTGACCTTATTGGTCTTCTGGAATGGTCTGAAGATTTGGCTTTGCCATTGAACTTGGGATCTGGTAGTGGCATTGTGGAGCCTGGTAGATGGTTACATTGTTAGCATTTTGAACTACATGCTTGCAGATTACTGCTACGTCTTTTTATGGTTTTTCATAGTTTTTACCCTTTTAATGTATTTAAAgtgtttttgttattattttggtTAATTTTTGTAATGTCTTTCTGTTTTAAGAGCTGCCACATATTTGAGTTGGGcaacatacaaataaataaactttgagAGAGATGATGATGTCATCTAATCTTTTGATGCTAGAACTGTGAAAGTTATTATTTGGAGGTAAGCACTGagcaattaataaataaacaaatcaaactaAGGGAAATTTGACTTAGTACTTCAAAAATGCTGAAATGTACTGCTTAAATTAAGCTAATAAGGTAACTGCTTAAATAAGCCAGTTACACTACTGGCTTAATTAAAATAGAGACATCAGTAATGGTACTGTTTTTAATATACAGAAATCAAATTATTAGCAGTAAGAATTCTTATAACACTTATTTTTGCAAACCCCAGTTTTTAGTTTATAGAGAAATAGATGGAAGAGGAATTTTTAGAAAAGTTACTGTTTCCTAATTTTTACAGAcaggaaagaaatatataaatgttttcaATCTCTTTAATTTGACAAGTGAGTGGGAAAAAATTCCCATAAAAATACTAAGTGTTTGGTAGAAAGACCAAAATACACTCATGTCACTCAAAATACTTAATTGGAATGAATACTGTTTtataggaagaaataaaaatatcctTATGAACTTAGATATCAAAGAAAACAAAGTAAACCCCagagtaaaaatatatatttataccttattttacaaaacataatatttttaaaacatgtacCACTAACAGGAATTCTATAGATGTATCTTTCCAGTTTAAAACAGGTATCACCTACTGTATTTCTGCTTGTCCTATAACTATTCAGAATACATGAGTTTTGGAGATGAAacgaaggttccaccacaaaaccgcggagtacaaaatcacgctcgacgaaagcacgcatttgacgtcatcacagcgcgacgaaaacatcgcgctgtgatcgaaaaatgtaaaaataaagcgaaaaccttaccctaacccccccaaacctaaccctaaacctaaccctaaacctaacccttaacctaaccctaaatctaaccctaaacctaaccgttaacgtaacgctaaacctaaccctaaccctaaccctaacccttaacctaaccctaacccttacctttatgtgaatcggcttgctttaattttaattttatttcaatttttaattttttcgtcgcgctgtgatgacgtcacatgcgcgctttcgtcgatcgtgattttgtcctccgcggttttgacgggtcacggaaacgAAAGTGGTGATAGCAGCTTTTATGGGAGTGAAGCAATAGACATTTCATCTCATTGAATGTATAAGCTATGTACCCATTTAAATGAGAACCAGTCTGGCACATTGGTTTAgccattaggctagaaaccaggaaactgagttCTAGTTCAACTCAGGCATGAAACCagttggtgaccttgggccagtcactctctgtcagCCTAAAATAGACAGTGACAAACAATTGGtgtaaatcttgccaagaaaactacagggatgcCAGGCAGTTTCCAGGAATCAACCTTGACCTGAAGACACACATGCCATTTAAAGAGGGAAAAAACAAAGTGGGTGGCTTATCAAAGATTGTAAGAAATGTAGGGCTAATACATTATACTGAACTGTAACATACTGTATTAGATTCTGGGTTagtgtgttgtgtgaacccagaTGTAGAGTGGTATTACAATAGGGCTCTACAGCATTTTAGATGATAGGAAATTGTAGTCTAATTCAGTATATCCCAAGTAAATCATAAGAAAGCAAAAAGTAAttctaaagaaaaacaacaacttgcTATCATTTGAACATCATGGTATAATCACTGGCTTTATCACAACCTCACTTTTAAGATCAGATTACCCAGCAGGTAAAAAAATTCAAGGAAGTTTTCAAGGATTCATATATTGTACACATATTTTGAAACTCAATCAGTCATAATACAATTACTGTTGCTAGCTTCTGGGCAAGATCTGTTTcacttgtacatattttaatcttgtattttatattttaaattttaggccttatagtatgccttattttaattttgatgcTTCGGACAAGGATAAGCAAACATACCCGTAGTAACAATGTGATCAGGCAGTGAAGTAAGAAAATCAAGAAAAAGggggaatacatttcttacatattCATCTGTACCATATTTTCACACACTCCAACTAAATAATACATTTGTAGGAAGAtagcacccacccatctcctagaaaatgaaatattttaggaaatattaaaatggcagaatatttccccctaaaagggaggcagaaactcattccccacctttgtcaattaGGACCcagagaaatatgtttttaggcaggaaacagactcactcttaatagctcatcccacctttgtcaatgggccattaaaaggactgagccagtctattctacatataTCTCCTTCAGGCAGACCCATCTGCAACAGAAACTCACTACAAAGCTTGGGACttaaaagacacacaacctacaaagttagctaaaacACTACCACCACCATCTgcagagtctgacaaccaatcagaatacatttcttacacaggaacaggaaacagaggtggggccaaacagagtataaaaacTAAGAATTCCCAGCAagccctccccccttcttttcttttcactcaacatcttcaaagtatgtgatcccctttttgcctAGGACtgggatgatgaacctatggcacgtgtgccacagatggcacgtggagccatttgtcagggcacatgaggtgttgccctgtcgcactggccagctgagttcagccttttttaaagccattttttgccctccccaggctccagaggctttataggagcctggagagggcaaaaagagcctcccctcccctggaGGCCGTCTGGAACgtaaaaaaccggccctatgggcaaactggaagtttggaaacggacttccagtttgcttgtagtgTCGGTTTAAACTGTCCGGAGGCCTCAGGgagcttcaggaagcttccctgacgcctccggaggactaaaaacaaccctacaagcaaaccggaagtctgttcccgaacctCCGGTTTACCCATAGGACCATTTTTTTTGTgttccggagacttcagggaagcgcCAGGGGGagcggggaggctcttttcgccctccccaggctcctataaagcctctggggcctggggagggcaaaaaatggctttaaaaaaggctgaaagcTGGCCAGCGCGACAcggcaacacctcgcatgccctgacaaatggctcagtgtgccataggctcaccatccCGGTCCTaggcaaaaaggggatcacatgccttgaagatgttgagtgaagaaaaaagaagggggggagggcCTGCTGGGAGTTCTTGAGTTTTTATACTGTTTGGCCCcacctttctgtttcctgttcctatgtaagaagtaacttctggtttgcttctagggctggtttaagccctccggaggcttcagggaagcctcctgaaggtccctgaagcctccggagggcctcatGGGCAGCGGGAGAGGCTGCTTCTATAAAAcctcggagcctggggagggcaaaaaaagcatgcaaaaagggggggatgcgcactgggggggatcgtgcgttgcattatgggtgcaacaTGCCCGCGCACAACCCACCTGCACTTCTctccttatggcacgtgagcaaaaaaggttcgccatcactggcctagaacctcaagccatgtggtcctgtccaccattaaaaccatctttccaagcagcttccatgtttccagtgtctctttccccacttggaactgatcccagatggacatttcttccaacacatttcTATATGGCTCAAATAATGTTCTCACCCCAACAACAAAACCTTACACAAGGTTTCGTGTgcgtgtattttacatgtttgttaataaaaaattaaaaaaaaacctttacacAAACATCACCTTCTCTCGCCCAAAAACAGTATCTTGCCTGCGAAGATACAGCGAGCCATCAACTAACCTCTGCCCTTCGCATGGCTGGGACCGCTGCTCTTGGAGGAACCCCTATTATAGAGGTTTCCGGCAGGAACAAAGCCACGCCAATCCGTGCACGTTATTGGTTCTATGAGAACATTGCTTCCACGACAGCGACCAATCAGCGGGTGTCCTGCGTCTAAAATGGGAGGAGATAAAAGATGACTCGAGAGCTATACAAATAGAGCAGCACCGTGCACGTTATTGGTTCTATGAGAACATTGCTTCCACGACAGCGGCCAATCAGCGGGTGTCCTGCGTCTAAAATGGGAGGAGATAAAAGATGACTCGAGAGCTATACAAATAGAGCAGCACTATGAAAAGAGTAAAACGGGGATAAATTTGCAGGAAAGGAAACGGAATAAGAAGCATGGGCGTTCTGGCTAAGCTAATGTTGCTCCACTTCAGACACTTTTAAGATGTAgtgacttcaaatcccagaattctctagccaaaCCGGCAGTTGGCTGCAGGGTGCTGGGgagttttgggagttgaagttcacacatttttAAATTGCTGGAAGATTCAGAACCACTCTGCCCGGCACAAAAATTGTGTTAACGGAGAAAATTGTTAATGTTTTCCTTTTGTTCAAATTCACGTCACGGAAATAGTAGCATTGTCTGAGGCGATGCTACTTagagaaacattaaaataataaaatggattACTACAGAGGGTGAACAAATGCCTGAAAGGAAAAGGCCACATTTATAAAGCCTGTTAATTATTTATGAGAAACGCTGAACCCATGAGGTGCATTTtcccagcagttttttttttttaaaaaaaactttattgccGCATCATGCGATTGCGCCTCTGCACTTTGCCGTTCCTCGGGAAAAGACGAGAAGGCGGAATAAAAATGACGGGCAGAGGAATCGACCGGTAAGACGGGTAGTTCTATCCGCATATTGCTTTGATAGGGCAGTCTTGCCGCTTGTTTGCTATCCTACGCTCGCTATTGGTCAGTTCGAGGGGTGTGTGGCCGCGCTATAGAAGGCCCGACGGAGAGGTGGGCGGGCGCTTCTCGTGCAGAGAGATGGCCGAAGAGGTTTGCAGGGCTCAGGCGGCTCAGCCTGGCGGGGACACCATATTCGGAAAAATCATCCGTAAAGAGATACCCGCCAAGATCATCTTCGAGGATGAGAAGGTGGGGAGACGGGGGAGACTTCGGAGCCTTCTCCTCCGCTCAAGGGGCGAGTCCGCACTTGCATGGCTGGGGCCATAAGTCTTATTTAGCCAGGTCCATTTGCCTTTTTCGGCTTCAGTGCCACGCTGGACCGGCATTCGCGTGACTTCGAGTCATGCTCTGTGGCCGCATTGCCTCGGGATTGCTATCTCGTGGCCTGTGGGTGGAGTGCCAAGCAAAGCGAGGTAGATTGTCTTTGCACCTGGAGGCTCTATTTTTCGTGCCTCTTTCCCCGCCCCCTCGTTCCACCCCGCCCCAAAAAGAACGAGCAAGGAGGAAATGTTACCTGCAACTAATGTCCACCACTGAATCTTAACGTTTTCTATCTTTAAGATTAAAATTCTTTTAGCATAATCCTAACCATTGCACTGGGTTCTCAATTACCTAGCGTACATTTCAATCATTGGGCCTTTGTCCCTGAATAGTGTTTGTATAAATTCACATACAACTATCCATTGCAGGAATATTTTTTCTCCTATGAGCTCATGATATTTTCGTTTCATCCCAAATGCATAATAACTAGAACTGGGAATGCTATGTACTACTTTGCACTTCAGGAGGAAAGGTGCagtataaataagcaaataatttGGCTGTTCTTCAAAGTAATGGCTGGTATAGATTTTGTGCACCTTTAGGGTATTCTTGGACTGGCTCTGACCAAGGGAGAAAACgtactgtatatttaaagacTACGCAAAGTTTGCTGCGCTGAGAAAAAACATGGAGACACCATGGGGACATACTAGAAAAAAGATATGCCAGAGGATATTCTTGCCAGGGTTAGATGCAAATGAGGAACTATTTATTACAATCAAATCCAGTTTTTTCATACTTCCCTCTGAATCCAgggattaaataaaataaaacctgatTTGCAGTTCCTAACCCTAACTACAAAAGAAAAGTATGAATATTTTTAAGGATCTGAA from Thamnophis elegans isolate rThaEle1 chromosome 3, rThaEle1.pri, whole genome shotgun sequence includes:
- the LYRM7 gene encoding complex III assembly factor LYRM7 isoform X1; translated protein: MANLFCSRAIRREVQVLKVFKILHRTRQNVFKGDTKSLDAARLKINEEFKSNKNETSPEKIAELIKLASDVEVILKTCVLQGVYVDANKIKLLPRKEVLRDNAPYCDTPKQNT
- the LYRM7 gene encoding complex III assembly factor LYRM7 isoform X2, with protein sequence MRRAEVLKVFKILHRTRQNVFKGDTKSLDAARLKINEEFKSNKNETSPEKIAELIKLASDVEVILKTCVLQGVYVDANKIKLLPRKEVLRDNAPYCDTPKQNT